The genomic interval GCTCCTGTTTCAGTGCGTCGccccacagcagcagcagcagcagcagccgctgcagctcGTCCTGGGCTATATAGTATGCCCCAATACTTGGCAAGCGCTCAATAATTGGCAATGCCTACACTCAGCGAAAAGCGCAAgtattttgcaattaaattaagaCTGACAACCGATTATGAGCCGAACCGATTCGAGCCCGGAAttccaatttattttgcaCCATGAACCGAGTATACTTTTACTTCACTTACAGCCATGTTTAAAATGCAACCAAGATTGAAATTTCTTAAACTAAGCCAAAAATGGAATTAGTTTCACGCTCAGTTTACCgaatattgaaattttaacCGGCTTAGTCCAAAACCAGCTCACAGCCTTGATTCATGCGAAATCAAGGAATATTGAACAAAATGGGCTCAACATTTTAGAAACCAAAGGGTTTTAATTATGTCGCAGCTAAATAAGCATTTTGAATGACGTTTTTCTCTGAGTGCAGCTGGTCAGTGAGGTGGCCTTcgtctctctctcactctccgCATCAATGCCACTCGTTTCTGCATCGCCGCTGGCCCAGCTTAGGGCTCAGGTGCTGCAAGGATTTCTATAAATTCCATTTAAGCGATTATGCGAGTCGCTTCAAGCCTGAGGCAAATGTCAGCCAAAAGCTGCCTGTGGCTCGAAgatcaacaaaatgaaatgcaatatGTTATAAATGGCAGGcgaatctctctctctctctctctctctctctctctttctgtgcTTTAAAGGACTACCCGCAACCTTGCCAGGACAACCCGTGGCTAGCTGCATGCCTCAGgctttttatgtttgttttttttttttgtttgtttgtcaaaTCAATATGCCCACGGCCGAAAGGTGCATTTCAACCCATCCCGACTGAGCATTGATTAAAGTGTTTCgtttgcaaatttatgtgcCAAATATTAACCCAATTGCTCCCCAAGGAACACTAGCAAAGGCAGAAAGCTAACTTTTGCccgtgcaaaaaaaaacacaaatacaaacccaaaaaaaaaaaagatgttaAACAAGTTAGAACGTTGCGTCGGGCGTAAGCGACTACGCAATACTCTGTTCGCAGTGTTATAACAGCTGAAAGCAATTCCAAATAAGTCGCTTGGTGACTCTAAAACTGTAAGGCCAATGCAGTTACATTCAGACTgggatttaatttatttaaacatttgtgTTTTTCTCGTTTACTCACTTGATGAATCCAAAACTGCAAGGCAGTGTCTTTTAAACTGTGAAGTTAGAAGAGCTcgataattataatttgtggGGCTTAGGTATGTCAATATCTCGTCTTATCGTTTGTATAGACGACTCTTCAACTGTAcaatcaaaatatttcttttcaaACTGCGAACTTGTGGAGAAAACATATTTGGCTATAGTGGGGGTGGTGGAGACCTAGCTCATTTATAAGCCAAGTGACTCCTAGACTGTAAGCTTAAACTAGTGATTTTTGAACTGTGCCCTTCGGAGATGGTTTTAGGTTGTACATTTGTCTAGATGACTCTAAGTGTGACTTTCAAACTGTGAATAAAAAGACATAGttatgcaatattttcatCTTTTTTACCCTGGAGCtagtcaaaaaaaaactgaccCAGCTAGATCCAAGCATATAGTCCTAGCTGAAAATCTCTTTATATCATTCACAATCAATCACAACCAATATACTCCATTTCGCTCTATGTGCAGAGTGTAAAAAATGCGCGCCGagtaacttttttttttttgaacagtttttggtttttggaaTACAAATTATGCTCGTAATCTCCATTCATTGACATGTTTCCAGCAGCAggtacacacacgcacacacacacacacacacacatatcgaATTTATGCCGAAATAGGGTCGCATAAGGGCTCTGTTTAGTTCGACCTTTCTGCATGGGTTCATGTGTGGCAACTTTTTGGGTTCGCCGCCATCATTTGCCATGAATATATGAGAACTGCTCtattcggttttttttttgtctatgtTTGGATGGTAAAAGTTGTCCAAGACTGTCaaaattttgtattgtttatGGCGACAGCTTAACAAGAGCATcgacaaaaataataatttgtttttcacatCGAAAGGTGAGAATTGCTTGGTCTAAGTTATGCAGTCTTGGCGGAGAACTTTGGGTAAtcagttaattaaaaaattaattcgtATAGacgtttattattttgttaattctCGAATTCGCTCTGGAAAACTAAAACCTTTTTGTAATCTTCATCATTCTGGAAACTTAACCTAGGCTTAGTTAATTACTAAGCTTACATGGGAAACGTAAAGTTCCAAATAACCACAAATAGTTCAAGATATAGAAGGGATATTAACAACTttaagtattaaaaaacagggaaataattataaatttagaagaagattaataaaaatatgtacatcTGTGATTTTTCCTCCAAGTAcatgttaattatttaaaataacagtgcctataatttattttaagtattacCAAACTTTGGGATATTGATTGCTCtgtatattcttttatttgaCTAATTATGTATGCacgtgtatgtatatatacatatgtacaatatACATCGCACAGCATGTAAATCAATATACACATGATTAAGTACTTGTCGCAGCAAGTTTTGCTTAATGCAATAAATTAATGCCACAATAGACACCATCGATGATTGTACACAGTGTCCAATATAAGCAtgcatacatttatgtatgtatgtatgtatgtatgtatgtatgtacatataaatacatatgtacatctGTTTAATCGAACCATCATCTGTTTAACAAGAAAGAAACTAAAGTGCCTTTAATAATGCACATATTACGTATATTGAAattagtatttatttaatatgtacacaaatatatatatgtacttttcatatattatcataatcaatGATGAGCAAATAAAATGCCACCACATTGGCACAAAGAGAGCCGCCTAAGAGCAGCTGAGCCGCAAGTGGCAAAGagcgcgagcgagagagcggcATGAAGTGAGCGCTAACAGCGTCAACATCTGACTGACACGAGCGAAATGGGCGATTGAGGCGAATTCATTTTCAGTCACTTTGCCGACGCATTGAGTttggtgttgtttttttttctagtgCGGCTAAATGCaaagttaaatcaaagaaTATTGTAATATAACtattaaattataatgaaTTAACAAGGAAAACGATGCAACAGCCGCTGTGCTACTTGATGGCGTGGACTGCAGACCAGAAATAAATATTGGGAGATTGGTAAGACAAATTATAAACGCTAGGtctgcatatgtgtgtatgtatatacatatgtatgtaaatacgCATATACAAAGTGTGCATGCTTACATACGAACGTACATGTATGTAGACAGCAGCGTAAAAAAGCCTGTACATAACAATTGTACGTTTTTTTTATCTTGTGTACATATTGCAGTTGCACgtagcacaacaacaacaaccacaacagcaacgtCCGAGTGGCAaccacaacaccaacaacaacaacaaataagcaACTGGGAGAAAACAATGCAGAACGAGGCACAAGCGTGAAATCAAAGCAgaagcaacagaaaaaaaaaagactacAAAGTAAAAGTTCATACATATACGTACATAATACATactgtatgtctgtgtgtgctggCATGCGGCGACATTAAAAATCAAATCCTGGTAAGTAGCATTCGCGAGGCTTTTATTTATTCGCCTCCCTCCCCCCTCCatcatgttgctgctgccaaagAAAAGCAGCGAATTGACAGACTCGTCGCCGATGCATGTGCGAGCAGTTGAcgagtaaaataaaattactgGGTTCacgtttaaatattgaaactAATTTCCCTGCTTTTGCGGTTTTGCGGTTTTCATATTTTCCTAACACTGTCCGATTAAATGTTGTGTGCGCTAAAAATGCAAtactaaatttgttttatacaaaagttaaaaaagttgttaaaGATTTGTTAAAGGGTACAAAAAACGACTCGGTATATCATAATGATGCCAATTTTTGGGCAGAATTTAACATCTGACTAAATCACATATCGTCCactatatggtatatattttCCTTACAGTCACATACAGTTCGCACATGGAcagcagcgacgacgacgacagcgCCAAGTCTATACCGCGGCCCATCTATGAAGCGACCTCGGCGATTGACAGTCCGCCGCCGGATCTGTGGCCGACTGGCCAGGAGCGTGAATCGCTGACCAACAAGCGGCTGAAGTACGTGGTCAGCTCGCCGCCGGACTCGGCAAATGGCAGCAGCTCCTCCAACTCGAGCGCCTGGCCAGTGGCATCCGCTGCAGCTGGCGGCCACGCTTCACTCACCATGAAGCTGACCAAGGTGACGTCTACGACGTCGacgacgccaacgccaacgccgtCGACGTCGCAGCAGACCGAGCCAAAGCCCGCGCACACTTCGACGCCCCGACAGGAGGTCAAGGTGCGTGTGCCAAAAGAGATGATTGCCTTGCAGCGCTCCCACAACGAATCCCAGGTGCTGACCGGCTATGTCTCCGACAGCGCCAAGCTGAAGAGGCGCAAATCCCGTGCCGTTGCAGCGCAGCTCATTAAGCAGTCGTCGAGCGGCCACTCAACCACGTTGCCCGCCACGACGATGTCCAAGGCAACGCTGAAGCGTAGCAAGAGCATACCTGCGCCCATGTGGGACTCACTAGACGATGAATGGCCGCAGGAGCCGCAGGCTACGTccagcagcaagcagcagaCAAAGCGGCGCAACTACTCCGTGGCCTACGATGATGCGGTCTTCGCCGGCgatgaacagcagcagcagctggctgaTCTGAGTGCcggcgaggaggaggaggaggaggaggaggaagtTGGGGAGGGCAGCAACAGCCAGCCGGCCAGCGGCAGCCTCACACGCTTTCGTTCCCGCAGCAAGACCGTCTCGCTGagcagcgaagagcggcagccgCGACGCGGCAATATGCGCTCCGAGAACGAGGATTTTGCCCGCAAACGCAGCGCGTTCCTTAATCGCTTCATCAACGACACGCTCGATCCGCTGGAGCAGGCAACGCCGGCGGGTGAGGCGGACAGTGGCGAGTGGCGCACCAGCTCAACCGCAGACACGGATCCCAATCTGTCCATGTTCTCGGATGCCACGGATGATACAAAGCCTGCGCCCAGCGCCAGTGCCAGCAATGCGcgcgagcagctgcagcaaaggCTCAACGAGGTGTGGCAGCCAGCGCCTAGggtaatttatcgataaatgtcTATCGTACAAAATTTCCCCctataattaaatatgcatgttTGCTTTGCTGCAGGATGGATGGGATCCCTTCTGCTGGAAGTGCCGCGGCTGCGGCAACTTGGCACCCTGCTCCAAATGCCTGCGCTCCTTTCATAACTACTGCGTGCGACCCGCATCCACCAAATTCGATGCCACCTGGAAGTGTCCCGAATGTGTGCTAATCGAGAGCGCGCCCAAGCGGTAAATTTCAAGTTGGGTTCAATAGTTCAATCAATTAATTTCCCTTTATTTGTTGCGATTTAAAGGCCGCGTCGCAACGATGTCTCCGTGGATCTGCTCAGTCAGCTGCTCACCTTTGCGCTGGAGCGCATGAAACATGTGCGCGGGGTGAGtgaatacatacacacacatgcacatacatactacattcgtacatacatgcatatataacgCGCTTTCCGTAACCGATCGCTGTTTTCATTATCTTTGCCTCGGTTCATGTTCGTTCGTTcgtttgttcgtttgtcacTTAAAAACAACACGCGAAATATTTGCGCTCACACAACACAATTACATAAAGAGGCGACTATTTCGTCTTTGCgtgtttatgtgtatgtatgtatgtatgtatgcgtatgtAGGTCTTCGGTTTGCGTTCTCTGCTGCCGTCGCTGGTCCGCTTTCTCATCCTCTTGCTCGCTCTCTCGTTCTCCGGCTCGCTGTCTCTCGCTGCCGAAACGTGTAGACACCTGAAATGTCTCGTTCTCGTTGCTTTTgctgggttttttttttttttttttagttttactgaGCAGGCATTTTCCCTCTGCTGCTGGGCTGACATATATTaacaatatatgtatctatgcaCACAAATATGTCCGttgtaataataaatacagGGACTCATTGCTACattaaaataactaaaatgtcaTTAAATAAGCTTGAATTTTATATGACAAATGtacacatgcatgtatgtatgtatatttctcATTAGAAATGTGTCATGCATAGAATTAATCTTATGAATAGCAGCATGCAAAGGATGAGAGGTTAAATGAAATTCATTTGTAATTAGTATGCCAACGGAGAGCCCAGAATATACGAATTCAAATTTGCAAACACTAAAACCCAAGGCAGAAGAATTTGTAGTCCTATTATAACtgataaatgcaaattattgcAGAGAATATTTGAATAGCAATTTTCAAGTATCGCGAATTTATGGTTAGAACATATTCAACGAAGCTTcttcatttaaaatttggaTGCAAAGATAATTCAAATACACATGTGCTTATATGTAGAATAAATACGTGTTTTTTCATGCCAATGTTAAAATGCAGCTCATTTCGACACAAGTTTATGAAAGCTTAGGGATATTATTTGTGGCTTTTGCTTCCTACTTAGTTGGGAGTCAGGGCAATTTTATGCTTGAACATGAAACAGAGACTAGGCCAAAAGCACTCCATAAAGTGTGAAATTAATGCTGCGCACCgcctctctccctccctctctcgctctctttctccctgTCTAGGGTAAAATGTGCGGGAagtgaattaattaatttaatgtttgGACCGTTAGTTAGCAATGAGCgttaaaaacaattacaaagtGAAAACCGCAGACAAATtaacatgtatacatatgtacaggCTGATGCATTGCATGCagatatgtatgcatgtctaCACAAGCATTTGATGTACGTAATGTACGTCTGCTTATGGGAATAGACGCAGGAAGAAAACAAACACGCCGCAAATCAAAGCAGCAGCGAAATAACCAGAAAAGAATTCAGCGAAAGCAGCGTCATCGCAGAGGAGGTTGCGGTGCGGCGACTACAATGGcgcaatttatatttgcctggCATTGCCGCTTTAGCTATGTTCGCTGTGTAATTTGAGGTTAgttacgctcacacacacacacacacacacgcgcgcacggAGCCATAGGAGTGAGCGCTTATACTGACATTTGACTGTTCTGcgtttggttgttgttgctgctcttcgCTTGTCAAACTTgtttgtttacaatagaaaTTGCGCGACTCTCTTTGCCGCGCTCTTAAGCGGCGAATTGCTGCCCAGCTGTCtagctgctggtgctgcacCTATCAGTCTCATCTGTTTACCGCTCTTTTCGTTATGCTCCGtttaaaaagtgaaaaagggtatattggctGTCACCAATGTCCATCTTGCATTCCATATGTATTTCGGCTCATCGACGCCGgacaaaaatgttatttatacaTCAGACGATTAGACgattaacaattttatatatatgtatatatcccAAAAAACAGTTTAATAAGTGAAAAATTAAGAGTTCCTTTTGATCTATTTTTCGGTgtaaataaactataaacaGAGTATTTCGCAGTTGGTAACCTTGTTTCTtactgtttttttcttttaggtCTACAAGCTGCGTTCTCCACAGGAAGTGTTACCGGAAAACTATGGCAAATACTTTGTAAATCCAGTGAACTTTGAAAGTTTAGCGGAACGCATCAAAAATCGCGCCTTTCACAGCGTCGACGAGTTTCTCAGCGAGGTCAAGTGGATGCAGCACAACGCCCTTATCTTGGACAGTGGGGGTAAGTGCTTCTCCTCTGTTGCTCAAATGTGACCattgttaattaattgataCCCTGGCAGATATTAAAGTGGAGCAAGCCTCCAAGGCGGTGGTCAAGGTGTGCCGACAGGAGGCGAACGAGATAGATACCTGCGCCGAGTGCTATTTGAACGCCAACTCCAGTGATGAATGGTTCGTCAAGGTGTGCACCCAGCCGCATTTGTTGCTCTGGGCCAAGTTGAAGGGATTTCCCTATTGGCCCGCTAAGGCCATGGGCGCCGGCCCCAATGCGGTGGTCAATGTCCGGTTCTTTGGCAAACACGATCGCGCCAATGTGCCTGTGAAGGATTGTTTTCTGTATTCGGCAAAGGATCCCAATACGCAGACCAGTCGACGTTCCGCGCGTGATTTGGCCGAATGTATACGCGAGGTGGAGGTGCACATTGAGAATATCAAAACTAAAATTGGCTGCTTCAATTATGCGCCATATCGCATGCCCTACGATCCGCAAGAGGAGCAACACCAGCTGGAGCAAATGATGCCGGGCGTGAATGATGTAATCAATAGACAACTGGCGCCGGCTAACAAGACACCGCTGCAGTTTCTCATACGTAAAACAGCCGGAGACAAGTTATCCATTGTGAAGAAGACAAAGGCCACCGAATCGGGCAATGAGTCCGATCATTCAGCTGTTAGTCCCATCAAGAAGTCCATGCATGACTCAGCCGAGTCGACGGCACCACCGCCGTTGAGCAACGAGCACGCGAAACCGAAGAGCAGCAACTACGAGGTGATACCCAGAGCTGGCGACGCTTTAAGGGAATCTCGCGGCTGCACTGTGGTGCTCAAGCGCAAATCCCTGGAGACGTGTAAAACCATGGTCAAGATGGCATCCATGCCAGCCGGGGAGACATTGTCTACAATCAAACGGAAACATTCCCAGAGTGATGCTAGCAGCGAAACGAGTCAGCAGGGCACCAGCTCCTCCGAGCAGCGACGAAGGGCCAAGCATGCGCGCAagacagctgctgcagcggagCGGGAGGAGCAACAGAAACAAGCGACAGAAAAGGAAGCAGACGCTGAAACGAAGGAGTCAAAACTGGACACGGCacaggcagcagcatcagGAGTGACGGCCGCCGAACCCACTCCAGCTGTTGACTCGGTAGTGGAGCTGGTGCGTCGCCGACAAGGCGTGACCATAACCAAAATCCCGCgggaacagcagctgcagttgcaacagcagaaccaaaatcagcagcagcagccacagctacagcaacagaAGCCCCAGCCAGCGCAGCTACAGGAACAGGAACAGCTACAGCGCTCGCAACTGCCCACTGCAGCAGTCAAGTCCCAAGAGTCCGCTGCTGTGGATGAAACGGTAGCCAAGCAGCGTGCTGTGgagcgtcagcagcagcagctgatcaGCAAGGTGGTGCCCTTTATAGAAATCAAAAAGGAAGTGCTCTCCGAGCCGGAAGATGCCGAAGAGGCGCCCAGTCAAACAACAGAAGCGCCGCCTAGGCCAGACGAGCTGCAGCatccgcagcaacagcagcagcagcagcagcctgtGCTGGAAACTAGCCTGCCCGCTGCACCTGGAGccacagcagcaccagcagctgcCGCAATTCTACCAGTTCAAATCAAGGAAGAGGTGCTCAGCGAGGAGGAAATGGACAcggaaaacaacaaaaacgagtCTACGCCAGCAATGCCGCCGCCTCCGCAGGTCGCCTTGCCCGCACGTGAAAGCCAAACAGCTCCAGTTCATACAGATCCAGTTACAGATGCAGCAGCcgtagctgcagctgctccagaaGACTTTGTGCGCTTTGTGGGTGACACGACCATTCAGAGATTGAGCCAGAAGCAACCACCCAAAGGAGCTGAGACGACGACACCAAAGCGCAGCTCGTTGCGTGGTGTGCCGCATGGTCCATTGCCAGCTTCGGCGCTTTCGCCCAATTCCACGCCGCCCCCCTCAGCGCCGGCTtcgcccacgcccacacccTCAACGACCTCGCCCAAGCCATGTAATAGTCAATCCAGCAGCAATCAACGCCCAAGCGCACAAAGCCCACCCAAGACGCAGCAAGCAGCTGCTCAGCAACTGCGCGTTAAGTGCGACAAATCTTTGAATGCTACAACACCGCCACCCGCGCCCCACCCACCGGCTGTCACGCCCACATCCAGTCTACTCAAGTCCAACATGGTGGTCATACCCATGGATCCACGCAACACCAAcggtggcaacagcaacagcggcgtCGTCGGCGGCGGCAGTCTTGGCTGCCAACTCAACAATTCCAATTTGATGAGCATACCGGTGCCGCCACTGCGAGCTGTATCCAAGAGTACCCTGCAACAGCCCGGCAGCGCGCTGACAGCCATCACAGCTGTGCCCCTACCACCGCCTGTATTCGGCTCATCCTCGCTGCCGCCTCCACCGCTGGCCGGACTCACCACGGCGACAACGGCAACGATAAGGCCAGTGGCCGGTGGCGCGGAGCCGGTTGGTTTGCTCGCCAGTGCATTGAACGGCCTGCCCAGTGATACCCTGGTCAGTGAGTCGACGCCGGCGGAGACTATCGTGCCCGGCGTGGCCACCGCACTAAGTGAGCTGGTGTTGCGCTCAGGACCGCCTAAGTTAACGCTGCGCCCGTGCGGCCCGCTGCAGTCAGATGGCTCCAACATCTATCCGTCACAGGCGGGACCGCTATCCACCAGACTAAAGGAGAATGCGCACAAGGTGAGAGGGGTTAAGCTATATATACACTATTTGCAGCTGTTAACCGTCTTTGCCCGATCCATGTGTTattctttaacattttttgtatagGCAACtaacaaaacttttatttcttGAACTTCTATTTCCACTCATCGGGGGTTGGATTTTCTAAAATCGGAAAAACGCCTAAAGtgacatttaaaaaaaaaagtttaaatagtTTTCTTGAAGAATTGGCTTAAAGCtaattaaacaaacaacaaccgAGCATTTCAGACTGTAATTACGGTTGTAATTTTCCAATCTCTAAATAATCATATATCAATCAATTACTATGCCACTGTATCAGTCACTAGATCAGTAAATCgattcaatcaatcagtcattcaatGAGTAAGTCAATCAGTCACTAGGTCATTAGGTCGAtccagtcaatcagtcatcTATCAGTCGCGTCCAATAATCCATCTATCAATCTACCCTAAATCAGGtagtcagtcagttaatcaGTCATCCCATCAATCAGTCTTTaagccagtcagtcaatctATCAGTCAACCGTTAGATAATCAATGCAACTGTCAAACAGTCGTTCAGCTAATCTAGTCTATCAACCAACCTGTCAGTCAATCCATCAGTCATGCAATCAATTAAATACTCATATTCTGTTTAACGCAGATTACGGACTACTTCATCTCGGTGATTGAGGACACCCTGAGCGATCTGGCCGGCGGGGAGCCAAGCGTGCTGCAGGCTCGCATTGCTGGCCTAACGCTGGAGAACGAGCGGCTCAAGCAGCACTACGAACGGCAGATGGCGGAAATGCAACGTTCGACAGATGTGCTGATCGCCGAGATGCGCAAGACCATGGAGCAGGAGAACAAGCGGGTGATCAGCGAGCTGCGACAGCACAGCACTCTGGAGCGAATGCGTGCGGTGGAGGAGGCTAAGAAGAAGCAATGGTGCGCGAATTGCATGCGCGAGGCACAGCTGTATTGCTGCTGGAATACGTCGTACTGTGACTATCCCTGCCAGCAAATGCACTGGCAGCGACACTCGGCCAGCTGCGGCCAGGCGGCCACACTACAGACGCAATCGCAGGCGGATGCGGGGCGTGGCAAGCACAAGCAGGTGACCAGCACAGCGCCAAATcccagccagcagcagcagctgaataGAGCGAACACTGTGGGCAACGCCAACAAAAAGTGGACGCATCAGTCAATGATATCGTTGGTGAATCCCACGCCGCCCGCCACCGAGGTGCTCAAATTGCCCAACAACACATTTCTGCGGCCGGTCTCGCTGCCCTCAACAATGCCCTCTGCCAACACCGGCAGCATTGTTAGCCCAGTCACCCTCATAGCGCCCTCCACATCCACACATCTGCAGAACACCATCATGACGGGTCAGCGAAATAACATGAGCTACGGTGCCAAGCAACCGCAGCCCATTGCCGTGCAGCGGTATAATATACCCGTGAGTTTAAACTATTCTAGTTGAAATTCCTTAATTAATGGAGTGTTTGTCTTTCGTAGCTGCCCATCACAGTCAGCAGCAATGCGCCCTTCGGGCACATAACGGAGCAGCATCAGAAGCATGTGGCCAAGTCCACGGGCCGCAGTTCCCTCAAGAACAGCAGTCGTGCTCGCAATCCCAACAATCCCgttaacaataacagcaacaattcaAACGCCCAGGTCTTGCGTCACAACCAAATCAATCACGTTTTTCAGCAGTGAGTTCCAATGTTTTTAGAAGGGTATATAAgtacaaatgtatgcaaaagcCGGAAGGAAGCATATACGACCCGATAAAACATATATCAGCTCGATGTCTGTCtgaca from Drosophila virilis strain 15010-1051.87 chromosome 2, Dvir_AGI_RSII-ME, whole genome shotgun sequence carries:
- the Zmynd8 gene encoding MYND-type zinc finger-containing chromatin reader Zmynd8; translation: MDSSDDDDSAKSIPRPIYEATSAIDSPPPDLWPTGQERESLTNKRLKYVVSSPPDSANGSSSSNSSAWPVASAAAGGHASLTMKLTKVTSTTSTTPTPTPSTSQQTEPKPAHTSTPRQEVKVRVPKEMIALQRSHNESQVLTGYVSDSAKLKRRKSRAVAAQLIKQSSSGHSTTLPATTMSKATLKRSKSIPAPMWDSLDDEWPQEPQATSSSKQQTKRRNYSVAYDDAVFAGDEQQQQLADLSAGEEEEEEEEEVGEGSNSQPASGSLTRFRSRSKTVSLSSEERQPRRGNMRSENEDFARKRSAFLNRFINDTLDPLEQATPAGEADSGEWRTSSTADTDPNLSMFSDATDDTKPAPSASASNAREQLQQRLNEVWQPAPRDGWDPFCWKCRGCGNLAPCSKCLRSFHNYCVRPASTKFDATWKCPECVLIESAPKRPRRNDVSVDLLSQLLTFALERMKHVRGVYKLRSPQEVLPENYGKYFVNPVNFESLAERIKNRAFHSVDEFLSEVKWMQHNALILDSGDIKVEQASKAVVKVCRQEANEIDTCAECYLNANSSDEWFVKVCTQPHLLLWAKLKGFPYWPAKAMGAGPNAVVNVRFFGKHDRANVPVKDCFLYSAKDPNTQTSRRSARDLAECIREVEVHIENIKTKIGCFNYAPYRMPYDPQEEQHQLEQMMPGVNDVINRQLAPANKTPLQFLIRKTAGDKLSIVKKTKATESGNESDHSAVSPIKKSMHDSAESTAPPPLSNEHAKPKSSNYEVIPRAGDALRESRGCTVVLKRKSLETCKTMVKMASMPAGETLSTIKRKHSQSDASSETSQQGTSSSEQRRRAKHARKTAAAAEREEQQKQATEKEADAETKESKLDTAQAAASGVTAAEPTPAVDSVVELVRRRQGVTITKIPREQQLQLQQQNQNQQQQPQLQQQKPQPAQLQEQEQLQRSQLPTAAVKSQESAAVDETVAKQRAVERQQQQLISKVVPFIEIKKEVLSEPEDAEEAPSQTTEAPPRPDELQHPQQQQQQQQPVLETSLPAAPGATAAPAAAAILPVQIKEEVLSEEEMDTENNKNESTPAMPPPPQVALPARESQTAPVHTDPVTDAAAVAAAAPEDFVRFVGDTTIQRLSQKQPPKGAETTTPKRSSLRGVPHGPLPASALSPNSTPPPSAPASPTPTPSTTSPKPCNSQSSSNQRPSAQSPPKTQQAAAQQLRVKCDKSLNATTPPPAPHPPAVTPTSSLLKSNMVVIPMDPRNTNGGNSNSGVVGGGSLGCQLNNSNLMSIPVPPLRAVSKSTLQQPGSALTAITAVPLPPPVFGSSSLPPPPLAGLTTATTATIRPVAGGAEPVGLLASALNGLPSDTLVSESTPAETIVPGVATALSELVLRSGPPKLTLRPCGPLQSDGSNIYPSQAGPLSTRLKENAHKITDYFISVIEDTLSDLAGGEPSVLQARIAGLTLENERLKQHYERQMAEMQRSTDVLIAEMRKTMEQENKRVISELRQHSTLERMRAVEEAKKKQWCANCMREAQLYCCWNTSYCDYPCQQMHWQRHSASCGQAATLQTQSQADAGRGKHKQVTSTAPNPSQQQQLNRANTVGNANKKWTHQSMISLVNPTPPATEVLKLPNNTFLRPVSLPSTMPSANTGSIVSPVTLIAPSTSTHLQNTIMTGQRNNMSYGAKQPQPIAVQRYNIPLPITVSSNAPFGHITEQHQKHVAKSTGRSSLKNSSRARNPNNPVNNNSNNSNAQVLRHNQINHVFQQ